Genomic DNA from Gemmatimonadetes bacterium SCN 70-22:
TCGATCACCACCGTCCCATCCTGCGTGTAGCCGCGTGACCGCACCTCCACGATCCCCATGGCCGGGCGCGACCTGGACTCGCGCATCGACAGTACCTCGGACTCGGCATAAATGGTGTCCCCCTCGAACACCGGCGCCGGGAGCGTGACCTCGCTCCACCCCAGGTTGATGGCGTGCCGCGAGATGTCGCTCACCGACAGCCCCACCACCAGCGCCAGCGTGAACGTCGAGTTCACCAGCGGCCGGCCGAACTCGGTCTGCGCCGAGTAGTGGCGGTCGAAGTGGATGGGGTTGGAGTTGTTGCTCAGGAGCGAGAACCAGATGTTGTCGGCGGTGGTGACGGTGCGCCCCACCGGGTGGCGCATCACCAGCCCGACCGTGAAGTCCTCGTAACAGCGTCCTGACTCGTTGCTCATGCCTCGGGTCCTCCGGGTTGCAGCTGTCCGGCCACGCGCAGCGTGCTGCGGGCCATGCGGATGTTGGCGGCGTCGATCATCATCCCGTCGCTCCCCACCGCGCCGCGCCCCTCGGCCACCGCCGCCTCGTACGTCTCGATCACGCGCCGAGCCCACGCGATTTCCTCGGCCGAGGGGGCGAAGGCGGCGTTGACGGTGGCCAGTTGCGACGGGTGGATGCACTGCTTGCCGTCGAACCCCAAGGCACGGGCTGTGGCGCACGCCCTGGCCAGCCCGGCGGCATCCTTGTAGTTGGCGTATGGCCCATCCATGCAGCGCAGCCCGTTGGCGCGGGCATGGGCCACGATGGCGTGCATCACGGCGTGCCAGCGGTGGGCGCCGTACGCGGCGTCGTGCGCATCCTCGGCGCCGATGCTGGCCAGCGGCATGTGCATGCTCGCCGCGTAGTCGCCCATCCCGAAGATGAGCGCCTCGAGGCGCGGCGACGCCGCCGCGATCTCGCGCAGGTTGGCGAAGCCCGAGGCCGTTTCGATCTGCGCCTCGATCCCGATGCGGTGCGGGATGCCGGTGCGCGCCTCGACCTGGGTGAGCAACTGGTCGATGAACTGGACGTCGGCGGCGCCACGCGCCTTGGGGAGCATCACGAGGTCGACGCTCCGCCCGGCCGCCTCCACCACCTCGATCACGTCGCGATACGTCCACTTCGTGTCGAGCGCGTTGACCCGCACGATGCGCGTGCGCCCCGCGAAGTCGAGCGTGCCGAGCGCCTGCATCACCAGGGCGCGGCTCCGCTCCTTCTCGTCAGCGGCAACGGCGTCCTCGAGGTCGATGCACACGGCGTCGGCCTCGCTCCGCGTCGCCTTGGCGATCATGTCCGGTCGCGAGGCCGGAACGAAGAGCATGCTGCGCGACAGGCGCGCGATTCGAGTGTGCATGACGGTCTCAGAAGGAACGAGGCATCCCGAGCAGGTGCTCGCCGATGTACGACAGGATGAGGTTGGTGGAAACCGGTGCCACCTGGTAGAGCCGCGTCTCGCGGAACTTGCGCTCCACGTCGTACTCGGCGGCGAAGCCGAAGCCGCCGTGAACCTGCAGGCAGGTGTT
This window encodes:
- a CDS encoding acyl dehydratase, with protein sequence MSNESGRCYEDFTVGLVMRHPVGRTVTTADNIWFSLLSNNSNPIHFDRHYSAQTEFGRPLVNSTFTLALVVGLSVSDISRHAINLGWSEVTLPAPVFEGDTIYAESEVLSMRESRSRPAMGIVEVRSRGYTQDGTVVIEFRRTVMVYKRGHIPERPNPVARG
- a CDS encoding citryl-CoA lyase — its product is MHTRIARLSRSMLFVPASRPDMIAKATRSEADAVCIDLEDAVAADEKERSRALVMQALGTLDFAGRTRIVRVNALDTKWTYRDVIEVVEAAGRSVDLVMLPKARGAADVQFIDQLLTQVEARTGIPHRIGIEAQIETASGFANLREIAAASPRLEALIFGMGDYAASMHMPLASIGAEDAHDAAYGAHRWHAVMHAIVAHARANGLRCMDGPYANYKDAAGLARACATARALGFDGKQCIHPSQLATVNAAFAPSAEEIAWARRVIETYEAAVAEGRGAVGSDGMMIDAANIRMARSTLRVAGQLQPGGPEA